One Kallotenue papyrolyticum genomic window carries:
- a CDS encoding putative immunity protein: MAKYKRYGREDQRALATWAADCAARVLPIFENAYPNDERPRKAIEACQTWVRTGIFKMAEIRTASLAAHAAARDAKAKGNEAACFAARAAGQAVGTAHVAQHAYGAALYALKAIAASNPVQTEVRLQEERNWQSQHLPGNLEDVMERIIIQKKGKRIVIKILKGEGF, from the coding sequence ATGGCAAAATATAAAAGATATGGCAGAGAAGATCAAAGAGCGTTAGCGACCTGGGCAGCGGACTGTGCCGCACGAGTGCTTCCAATTTTCGAGAATGCATATCCGAACGACGAACGACCCCGCAAAGCTATCGAAGCCTGCCAAACATGGGTTCGCACGGGCATATTTAAGATGGCCGAGATACGTACGGCTTCTCTCGCAGCTCACGCTGCCGCCCGTGATGCAAAAGCAAAAGGGAATGAGGCAGCTTGTTTTGCGGCACGCGCTGCGGGTCAGGCTGTTGGAACTGCCCACGTTGCACAACATGCCTACGGTGCTGCGCTTTATGCTCTTAAAGCCATTGCAGCAAGTAATCCTGTGCAGACCGAGGTCAGGCTCCAAGAAGAGCGCAATTGGCAATCCCAGCATCTTCCAGGAAATCTAGAAGATGTTATGGAAAGAATAATTATTCAAAAGAAAGGTAAACGAATCGTTATCAAAATATTGAAGGGAGAGGGTTTTTGA
- a CDS encoding AAA family ATPase has translation MKSQEQTSSHFADRMAIARRHAFVGRAAELELLRQALQADEAPFAVLYIFGPGGVGKTTLLHTYAQIAAQHGRIVFRLDARDIDPSPQAFLLALSSQTGTGENWLSMEHLATLPPAVLFLDTYERLAPLDGWLRTTFLPALPAHLLVIIASRNPPAELWRTDPAWRNLARIVSLRNLRPEESRQLLTTLQVPAVLQEAVLNVAYGHPLALVLLADWLALGTARAEEFSLEHAPDVLHLLMERFLQDVPTPHHRQALEACALARVTTEALLAEVLGEEEAPSLFAWLRSLSFIETGPAGIFPHDLVREIVETDLRWRNPESWQQLYRRVRRYIVRRFWHSSGLARQQALSDLLFLQRHHPAMKPFYDWRTLGSAYQDVITPQDHPHILAMVAQHEGPESARVAAYWLERQPPAFVVFRGSEMQPLGFAANLLLETITPEDEQADPAARAIWAYVQRYGPPRPGERIQIARFWMGREDYQTPLTHNMVTLNTLITWLTTPNLAWTFCCMAEPAAWEGLFTYINFCRVVEADFTVGSRRYGGFAHNWRAEPLSVWNHVLAERQLDLHFRPEPVGQSASPLLVLSQPEFADAVRQALRDYHRPDALARNPLLRARVLRERAGPNPGPEALQSLLRAAAEALAATPKDAKLYRALYHTYVQPAPTQEAAAELLDLPFNTYRYHLSKGIERVTEWLWQRELYGPPAGQP, from the coding sequence ATGAAGAGCCAGGAACAAACCTCCTCTCATTTCGCCGACCGAATGGCGATAGCCCGCCGGCATGCGTTCGTCGGCCGGGCCGCTGAGCTGGAGTTGTTGCGGCAAGCGTTGCAAGCTGACGAAGCGCCCTTTGCTGTGTTGTATATCTTCGGTCCTGGTGGTGTTGGCAAAACAACATTGCTACATACCTACGCGCAGATTGCCGCCCAACACGGACGCATCGTTTTCCGCCTGGATGCTCGTGATATTGACCCCTCGCCACAGGCTTTTCTGCTGGCGCTTTCTTCCCAGACCGGGACCGGCGAAAACTGGCTGAGCATGGAGCACCTGGCGACCTTACCGCCGGCCGTGCTGTTCCTCGATACCTATGAACGCCTTGCACCCCTGGACGGCTGGCTACGCACCACCTTCTTACCAGCCTTGCCGGCGCATCTGTTGGTAATTATCGCCAGCCGCAATCCCCCCGCTGAACTCTGGCGCACCGACCCGGCCTGGCGCAACCTGGCTCGCATTGTCTCCCTGCGCAACCTGCGCCCGGAAGAAAGCCGGCAATTGCTGACCACGCTGCAGGTGCCTGCAGTGCTTCAGGAAGCGGTGCTCAACGTCGCCTACGGCCATCCCCTGGCGCTGGTCTTACTGGCCGACTGGCTGGCGCTGGGCACAGCCAGGGCCGAAGAGTTCAGCCTGGAACACGCCCCAGATGTGCTCCATCTGTTGATGGAGCGTTTCCTGCAAGATGTGCCCACTCCCCACCATCGTCAGGCTCTGGAAGCCTGCGCCCTGGCTCGGGTGACCACCGAAGCTTTGCTGGCCGAGGTGCTGGGCGAGGAAGAGGCCCCCAGTCTCTTTGCCTGGCTGCGCAGTCTCTCCTTCATCGAGACTGGCCCGGCGGGCATCTTTCCCCACGACCTGGTGCGGGAGATTGTGGAAACCGACCTGCGCTGGCGCAACCCGGAATCCTGGCAGCAACTCTACCGCCGGGTGCGGCGCTATATCGTTCGCCGCTTCTGGCATAGCAGCGGCCTGGCCCGCCAGCAGGCCCTTTCCGACCTGCTCTTCCTGCAGCGCCACCATCCGGCAATGAAGCCCTTCTACGACTGGAGAACCCTGGGCAGCGCCTATCAGGATGTCATCACCCCGCAAGATCATCCGCACATCCTGGCTATGGTCGCGCAGCACGAAGGGCCGGAGTCGGCCCGGGTTGCTGCCTACTGGCTGGAGCGCCAACCCCCGGCATTCGTTGTCTTCCGGGGATCGGAAATGCAGCCCCTGGGCTTCGCGGCCAATCTCTTGCTGGAAACCATCACTCCTGAAGACGAGCAGGCCGACCCGGCCGCGCGCGCCATCTGGGCCTACGTGCAGCGCTACGGCCCCCCACGCCCCGGCGAACGCATCCAGATCGCCCGCTTCTGGATGGGGCGTGAGGACTACCAGACCCCCTTGACCCACAACATGGTTACGCTCAACACCTTAATCACCTGGCTCACCACGCCCAACCTGGCCTGGACGTTCTGCTGCATGGCCGAACCGGCTGCCTGGGAGGGCTTATTCACCTATATCAATTTCTGTCGCGTCGTCGAGGCGGACTTCACGGTGGGCAGCCGGCGCTATGGGGGCTTTGCCCACAACTGGCGGGCCGAGCCGCTGTCGGTCTGGAACCACGTACTGGCCGAGAGACAATTAGACCTGCACTTCAGGCCAGAGCCGGTCGGCCAATCCGCTTCGCCGCTGCTGGTGCTCTCTCAGCCCGAGTTCGCCGATGCCGTGCGCCAGGCGTTGCGTGACTACCATCGGCCGGACGCCCTGGCCCGCAATCCCCTGCTGCGCGCCCGCGTCTTGCGCGAGCGCGCCGGCCCCAACCCCGGCCCGGAGGCCCTGCAATCTCTGCTGCGTGCCGCCGCCGAAGCCCTCGCCGCCACCCCCAAAGATGCAAAGCTCTACCGGGCGCTCTATCACACCTACGTTCAACCGGCCCCCACCCAAGAGGCCGCCGCCGAATTGCTCGACCTGCCCTTCAATACCTACCGCTATCATCTGAGCAAGGGCATTGAGCGGGTCACGGAATGGCTGTGGCAGCGGGAGTTGTACGGGCCACCCGCCGGGCAGCCATAG